The proteins below come from a single Fusarium verticillioides 7600 chromosome 3, whole genome shotgun sequence genomic window:
- a CDS encoding alcohol dehydrogenase, with translation MRVFVTGSTGFVGSAVVKELLAAGHYVLGLARSDKGVEQLKEQGAEALFGTIEDLEVLKKGASVSDAVIHLAFVHNFADFLGCCAIDRAAITAMGSALVAAGGNRAMVITSGTMMLTQGKLGYEDDKPNMSQPLAAARGASEQLCLDFANQGVRACVVRLPPTTHGAGGVSGFMGPFVNAALEKGVSAYVGDGQNHWCAGHRDDAARLYRLAIEKAEPRSVFHAVAEESVTIKDIATEVGKQLDIPVISIPPDKVPEHFGWFQFGAMADNTASSAKTKEVLAWNPTGPTVLEDIEAIVDFTKSHSG, from the coding sequence ATGCGTGTTTTTGTTACAGGCTCAACAGGTTTTGTCGGCTCAGCTGTCGTCAAAGAGCTCTTAGCTGCCGGTCACTATGTCCTCGGCCTAGCCCGCAGCGACAAAGGAGtcgagcagctcaaggaacAAGGCGCCGAAGCCCTTTTTGGTACAATTGAGGACTTGGAAGTCCTCAAGAAGGGTGCTTCTGTGTCTGATGCCGTCATCCATCTGGCATTTGTACACAACTTTGCCGATTTTCTTGGTTGTTGCGCCATTGACCGTGCAGCCATTACCGCTATGGGTTCTGCTTTGGTCGCAGCTGGTGGCAATCGTGCCATGGTGATCACTTCAGGCACTATGATGCTCACTCAGGGAAAGCTGGGCTATGAGGACGATAAGCCTAACATGAGCCAGCCTCTTGCGGCAGCTCGTGGGGCTTCTGAGCAATTGTGTCTCGATTTTGCCAATCAAGGTGTTCGAGCATGTGTTGTTCGACTTCCTCCTACGACGCATGGGGCTGGAGGCGTTTCTGGGTTCATGGGCCCGTTTGTGAACGCTGCACTTGAAAAGGGCGTCTCTGCATATGTTGGCGATGGTCAGAATCATTGGTGCGCTGGTCATCGTGATGATGCGGCTAGATTGTACCGTTTGGCTATTGAAAAAGCAGAGCCTAGATCCGTTTTCCATGCCGTTGCCGAGGAGAGCGTGACAATCAAGGACATTGCTACCGAAGTTGGCAAACAATTGGATATTCCTGTTATCAGCATTCCTCCAGACAAGGTACCGGAGCATTTTGGCTGGTTTCAATTCGGTGCTATGGCTGATAATACTGCCTCGAGCGCAAAGACCAAAGAGGTACTGGCCTGGAACCCTACGGGACCCACGGTTCTAGAGGACATCGAAGCTATAGTCGACTTTACAAAGTCTCATTCAGGCTAG